The following proteins are encoded in a genomic region of Parus major isolate Abel chromosome 18, Parus_major1.1, whole genome shotgun sequence:
- the LOC107212294 gene encoding myosin-1B-like codes for MSNKKPELIEMLLITTNPYDYLYVSQGEITVPSINDQEELMATDSAIDILGFSADEKTAIYKLTGAVMHYGNLKFKQKQREEQAEPDGTEVADKAAYLMGLNSADLLKALCYPRVKVGNEYVTKGQTVQQVYNSVGALAKSVFEKMFLWMVVRINQQLDTKQPRQYFIGVLDIAGFEIFDFNSLEQLCINFTNEKLQQFFNHHMFVLEQEEYKKEGIEWAFIDFGMDLAACIELIEKPMGIFSILEEECMFPKATDTSFKNKLYDQHLGKSNNFQKPKPGKGKAEAHFSLVHYAGTVDYNITGWLEKNKDPLNETVVGLYQKSSLKTLALLFANAGGAEAESSGGGGKKGAKKKGSSFQTVSALFRENLNKLMSNLRSTHPHFVRCLIPNETKTPGAMEHELVLHQLRCNGVLEGIRICRKGFPSRILYADFKQRYKVLNASAIPEGQFIDSKKASEKLLGSIDVDHTQYKFGHTKVFFKAGLLGLLEEMRDEKLAQLITRTQAMCRGYLMRVEFKKMMERRESIFCIQYNVRSFMNVKHWPWMKLFFKIKPLLKSAESEKEMANMKEEFEKTKEELAKSEAKRKELEEKMVALVQEKNDLQLQVQAEADGLADAEERCDQLIKTKIQLEAKIKELTERAEEEEEMNAELTAKKRKLEDEWDLEEATLQHEATAAALRKKHADSTAELGEQIDNLQRVKQKLEKEKSELKMEIDDLASNMESVSKAKANLEKMCRSLEDQLSEIKTKEEEQQRIINDISAQRARLQTEAGEYSRQVDEKDALISQLSRGKQAFTQQIEELKRHLEEEIKAKNALAHALQSARHDCDLLREQYEEEQEAKGELQRALSKANSEVAQWRTKYETDAIQRTEELEEAKKKLAQRLQDAEEHVEAVNAKCASLEKTKQRLQNEVEDLMIDVERSNAACAALDKKQKNFDKILAEWKQKYEETQAELEASQKESRSLSTELFKMKNAYEESLDHLETMKRENKNLQQEISDLTEQIAEGGKAIHELEKVKKQIEQEKSELQASLEEAEASLEHEEGKILRLQLELNQVKAEIDRKVAEKDEEIEQMKRNHQRVVDSMQSTLDAEIRSRNEALRLKKKMEGDLNEIEIQLSHANRQAAEAQKNLRNTQGVLKDTQIHLDDALRSQEDLKEQVAMVERRANLLQAEVEELRAALEQTERSRKVAEQELMDASERVQLLHSQNTSLINTKKKLETDIAQIQGEMEDTIQEARNAEEKAKKAITDEELSNVNLSKFRKIQHELEEAEERADIAESQVNKLRAKSREISKKAESEE; via the exons ATGTCCAACAAGAAGCCAGAGCTAATTG AGATGTTGCTGATCACCACCAACCCCTATGACTATCTGTACGTGAGTCAAGGTGAAATCACAGTTCCCAGCATTAATGACCAGGAGGAGCTGATGGCCACCGAT AGCGCCATTGACATCCTGGGTTTCAGTGCTGATGAGAAAACAGCCATCTACAAGCTGACAGGGGCTGTCATGCACTACGGGAACCTGAAGTTCAAGCAGAAGCAGCgtgaggagcaggcagagcctgaTGGCACTGAAG TTGCTGACAAGGCTGCCTACCTGATGGGGCTGAACTCAGCAGATCTGCTCAAGGCCCTCTGCTACCCCCGCGTCAAGGTGGGGAATGAATACGTGACCAAGGGCCAAACTGTGCAGCAG GTGTACAATTCAGTGGGTGCCTTGGCTAAGTCTGTGTTTGAGAAGATGTTCCTGTGGATGGTTGTCCGCATCAACCAACAGCTGGACACGAAGCAGCCCAGGCAGTACTTCATTGGTGTCCTGGACATTGCTGGCTTTGAGATCTTTGAT ttcaacagcctggagcagctgtgcatCAACTTCACCAATGAGAAACTGCAACAGTTCTTCAACCACCACATGTtcgtgctggagcaggaggagtaCAAGAAGGAGGGGATTGAATGGGCGTTCATTGACTTTGGCATGGACCTGGCTGCCTGCATTGAGCTCATTGAGAAG CCCATGGGCATCTTCTCCATCCTGGAAGAGGAGTGCATGTTCCCCAAGGCAACTGATACCTCTTTCAAGAACAAGCTCTATGACCAGCACCTGGGCAAGTCCAACAACTTCCAAAAGCCCAAGCCTGGCAAAGGCAAGGCTGAAGCCCACTTCTCCCTGGTGCACTACGCTGGCACAGTGGACTACAACATCACTGGCTGGCTGGAGAAGAACAAGGACCCTCTGAATGAAACTGTTGTGGGGCTCTATCAGAAGTCATCCCTGAAGACCCTGGCCTTACTCTTTGCAAATGCTGGAGGGGCTGAAGCAG agagcagtggtggtggtggcaaGAAGGGTGCCAAGAAGAAGGGTTCTTCTTTCCAGACAGTCTCAGCTCTCTTCCGG GAAAATTTAAACAAGCTGATGAGCAATTTGAGAAGCACACATCCCCATTTTGTGCGGTGCCTTATTcccaatgaaacaaaaacacctG GTGCCATGGAGCACGAGCTGGTGCTGCACCAGCTGCGCTGTAACGGCGTGCTGGAAGGGATCAGGATTTGCAGGAAAGGGTTCCCCAGCAGAATCCTCTATGCTGACTTCAAACAGAG ATACAAGGTGCTTAATGCCAGTGCCATCCCCGAGGGACAGTTCATTGACAGCAAGAAGGCTTCTGAGAAGCTCCTTGGCTCAATTGATGTGGACCACACCCAGTACAAATTTGGACACACCAAG GTGTTCTTCAAAGCTGGGCTGCTGGGACTCCTGGAGGAGATGAGGGATGAGAAGCTGGCACAGCTCATCACCCGCACCCAGGCCATGTGTAGGGGTTACCTGATGAGGGTGGAGTTCAAGAAAATGATGGAGAGAAG GGAGTCCATCTTCTGCATCCAGTACAACGTTCGTTCATTCATGAATGTCAAACACTGGCCATGGATGAAGCTGTTCTTCAAGATCAAGCCCTTGCTGAAGAGTGCAGAGTCTGAGAAGGAAATGGCCAACATGAAGGAAGAGTTTGAGAAAACCAAGGAAGAACTTGCAAAGTCTGAGGCAAAGcggaaggagctggaggagaaaatggTGGCCTTggtgcaggagaaaaatgacCTGCAGCTCCAAGTGCAGGCA GAAGCTGATGGTTTGGCCGATGCTGAGGAAAGGTGCGACCAGctcatcaaaacaaaaatacagctggaaGCCAAAATTAAGGAGCTGACAGAGagagcagaagaagaagaagagatgAATGCTGAGCTGACAGCCAAGAAGAGGAAACTGGAGGATGAAT GGGACCTGGAAGAGGCCACGCTGCAGCACGAAGCCACGGCTGCCGCCCTGCGCAAGAAGCACGCGGACAGCACCgctgagctgggggagcagaTCGACAACCTGCAACGTGTGaagcagaagctggagaaggagaagagtGAGCTGAAGATGGAGATTGATGACTTGGCCAGCAACATGGAGTCTGTCTCCAAAGCCAAG GCAAATCTAGAGAAGATGTGTCGTTCCCTTGAAGATCAACTCAGTGAAATTAAGACAaaggaggaggaacagcagcGCATAATTAACGACATTAGTGCTCAAAGAGCTCGGCTACAAACGGAAGCCG GTGAATATTCACGCCAGGTAGATGAGAAAGATGCTCTGATTTCTCAGCTGTCAAGAGGCAAACAGGCTTTCACCCAACAGATTGAGGAACTCAAAAGGCATCTAGAGGAAGAGATAAAG gcCAAGAATGCCCTGGCCCACGCCCTGCAGTCCGCTCGCCACGACTGTGACTTGCTCCGGGAACAAtatgaggaggagcaggaggccaagggggagctgcagagagccctgTCCAAGGCCAACAGCGAGGTGGCTCAGTGGAGAACCAAATACGAGACAGACGCCATTCAGCGCACGGAGGAGCTCGAGGAGGCCAA GAAGAAGCTGGCCCAGCGTCTGCAGGATGCAGAGGAACATGTTGAGGCTGTCAATGCCAAATGTGCCTCCctggaaaagacaaagcagaggctgcagaatgAAGTGGAGGACCTGATGATTGATGTGGAGAGATCCaatgctgcctgtgctgctctggataAGAAGCAGAAGAACTTTGACAAG ATCCTGGCAGAATGGAAGCAGAAGTATGAGGAAAcacaggctgagctggaggcCTCGCAGAAGGAGTCGCGCTCTCTGAGCACGGAGCTGTTCAAGATGAAGAATGCCTATGAGGAGTCCTTGGACCACCTGGAAACAATGAAGCGGGAGAACAAGAACTTGCAGC AGGAGATTTCCGACCTCACGGAGCAGAttgcagagggagggaaagcGATTCATGAGCTGGAGAAAGTGAAGAAGCAGATTGAGCAGGAGAAATCTGAACTGCAAGCCTCCCTGGAGGAAGCTGAG GCCTCCCTGGAACATGAAGAGGGGAAGATCCTGCGCCTGCAGCTTGAACTCAACCAAGTGAAGGCTGAGATTGACAGGAAGGTAGCAGAGAAAGATGAGGAGATCgaacagatgaagagaaatcACCAGCGAGTTGTGGACTCCATGCAGAGCACTCTGGATGCTGAGATCAGGAGCAGGAATGAGGCCCTGAGGCTGAAGAAGAAGATGGAGGGAGACCTAAATGAAATAGAAATCCAGCTGAGCCATGCAAACCGccaggctgcagaggcacagaagAACCTCAGAAATACACAGGGAGTGCTCAAG GACACCCAGATCCATCTGGATGATGCTCTCAGGTCACAGGAGGACCTGAAGGAGCAGGTGGCCATGGTGGAGCGCAGAGCAAACCTGCTGCAGGCTGAAGTTGAGGAGCTCcgggcagccctggagcagacGGAGAGGTCGAGGAAAGTGGCTGAGCAGGAACTAATGGATGCCAGCGAGCGTGTGCAACTCCTCCATAGCCAG AACACCAGCCTGATCAACACCAAGAAGAAGCTGGAAACGGACATTGCCCAGATCCAGGGTGAAATGGAGGACACCATCCAGGAAGCCCGCAATGCTGAGGAGAAGGCCAAGAAGGCCATCACAGAT GAGGAGCTGTCCAATGTGAACCTCTCCAAGTTCCGCAAGATCCAGCACGAGCTGGAGGAAGCCGAGGAGCGGGCTGACATTGCAGAGTCACAGGTCAACAAGCTCCGAGCCAAGAGCCGGGAAATCAGCAAGAAGGCAGAAAGTGAAGAGTAA